The DNA window TATCTCACCAAAGTTTTCACCAAAATCAGTGCAAGATTCAGCACGGATGGACAGGCTGCTGTCAGCGATCCCAATAACCTCAATGTAGTGTGGTGGTTCAGGGGCACCAGTGGCACCTCTGATAGTCAACTGATGTCCATCAGTGGACAGCCCGAGAAGAACTCCACCTTCATTGTGTTGGACTTGAACCACTGTGCGCACTCGTCGCCCAGGAAACATCTTCAGAGTCTCTCCATTGACAAATGGTGAAGGAGCTGAAGTATCCATCTCTGCATGGTGTGGCATCAAACTAATCAACTCAATTCAGCATTGTCATCAGATAGCATGGagaacaagtaaattgacaaatccCATAGTCATTCCATCATGCTAACCAACCACATGGAAGAAGATTGCACATAGTGCCCTATCAGTGTAGCTAAAGTTGTGGCGCTGATAAGAGATAACCATGCTACAAAGTGTCAGCCATGCAAAAAAAAATTAGGGATGAGCAAGATACAACAATACATGCTGATTAACCAGACAGTTTGGCTACTATAGTGGCTACTATAGTTCACGGTAGTGACAGCATTAACAACTTATGTTTATTCGCAAAAAAAAACTTATGTTATCAAAATCTGCTCATATATACTGGCAAAATGACCTCTCTAAATCACATGCTTGGTTATAGCCCTACATTTCAGTGGTTTCCGACCAGGGCATATGCACATCAGATCCCTACGCTACAGTGGATTGATCTCGCGCTCTCCGTACAACATTAACTCAATCAtatcctcgcaaaaaaaaaaactcaaTCATATCGATCAAGTGATGGATATATTAACGAGTTCATGCCAGAAACAAATCCGATAAAGGAGTGAGAGCTCCGATAGAACAAAGGAATCACCGCCATCGATCGAAACAAGACCACCCACAAAACTGTGTTTCCGGATTCGATTGGTCACGGCGAGCGAGGACCGATTTAAACTGGATGCGACTCGGATCTATCCAAGCAAGCTGCGCTAGGGGCTTTCATGCCACGGCAGAAGAAATCGATGGGGACACACCGATGCCGTAGACCGGTAGGGGAcgtggggaaggaggaggaggaggaggaggagaggggagtTCGAGGTGGCGTACCCGCCTTGGTGAGAGCAGTCGGCAATTCGGCGGCGCTGAAGGGTCCGGCGCTTCGGCTTGGCGGCGGCTATGGAAACTGGGGGGTttgggagagggagcgagggggctgGGCGGGCTCGAGATGAGTACTTTACTTGCCAGCGGGAGCCGCGGGCGTGAAATGGGCTGGTTGGATGGCGCCAACACCAGCCCTGCCAAATCTGAGCGCGCCAATTTTTGGCGCGCGATTTCGCCGCCGCGGGCTCGCCATGCTCTGGACGTGCGAAAACAAAATAAATGTCCGTCTGCGCCTTCGGTTAACGCATTCTTTTTTTCTAACGAAACCTATCGATTTATttatcttcaatcatgacagtataACAAACACTAGAAATGTTGGCTGACACCCAACCATGCGCCGAACGCAAATGAAATTTGCACCATTTTCCAGTCGCATAATTTAAACTAAATTActtctctataaagaaa is part of the Triticum dicoccoides isolate Atlit2015 ecotype Zavitan unplaced genomic scaffold, WEW_v2.0 scaffold131295, whole genome shotgun sequence genome and encodes:
- the LOC119343529 gene encoding replication protein A 14 kDa subunit-like isoform X2, whose translation is MDTSAPSPFVNGETLKMFPGRRVRTVVQVQHNEGGVLLGLSTDGHQLTIRGATGAPEPPHYIEVIGIADSSLSIRAESCTDFGENFDGVAFNGLCKLANDKYKYLFL
- the LOC119343529 gene encoding replication protein A 14 kDa subunit-like isoform X1 — protein: MPHHAEMDTSAPSPFVNGETLKMFPGRRVRTVVQVQHNEGGVLLGLSTDGHQLTIRGATGAPEPPHYIEVIGIADSSLSIRAESCTDFGENFDGVAFNGLCKLANDKYKYLFL